One Leptolyngbyaceae cyanobacterium genomic window carries:
- a CDS encoding carbon dioxide-concentrating mechanism protein CcmK → MPIAVGMIETKGFPAVVEAADAMVKAARVTLVGYEKIGSARVTVIVRGDVSEVQASVSAGIEAAKRVNGGEVLSTHIIARPHENLEYVLPIRYTEAVEQFRT, encoded by the coding sequence ATGCCAATTGCTGTGGGAATGATTGAAACCAAAGGGTTTCCGGCTGTTGTGGAAGCAGCAGATGCGATGGTAAAAGCAGCCCGGGTCACCCTGGTCGGATATGAAAAAATCGGAAGCGCTCGGGTAACGGTGATTGTACGAGGAGACGTTTCGGAAGTACAAGCTTCTGTCTCGGCAGGAATAGAAGCAGCCAAGCGGGTCAATGGAGGAGAAGTTTTATCAACTCACATCATTGCCCGTCCTCATGAGAACCTAGAATACGTACTGCCCATTCGCTATACAGAAGCGGTCGAACAGTTCCGTACTTAA
- a CDS encoding NADH-quinone oxidoreductase subunit M, with protein MLSVLIWVPISMAAIVAFWPGNLTPKASRQASAIVAIGLLIWSLILMSKFNIADPHQQFSESIPWIDALGLTYQLGVDGLSLPLLILNSFLTCIAIYVTDENIQRPRFYYALLLILSGSVAAAFVSQDILLFFLFYELELIPLYLLIAIWGGKRRGYAAMKFLIYTAISGLLILAAFFGLVFLSGSTSFSYEPLLDHSLPLATQFWLLGAIVVGFGIKIPLVPFHTWLPDAHVEASTPISVLLAGVLLKLGTYGLLRFGLGLFPQAWSIWAPWLAIWAVVSVLYGSLNAIAQIDMKKMVAYSSVGHMGYILLASAAATPLSLVASIFQMISHGLISALLFVLVGVVYKKTGTRDIEVLRGLLNPERGLPLVGSLMVLGVMASAGLPGMVGFISEFLVFRGSFSVFPTQTLLCMVGTGLTSVYFLLLVNRVFFGRLSEVVENLPQVQWSDRAPAVVLAVLIVILGLQPNWMVRWSEITTNTMTINTPQVSFKISQF; from the coding sequence ATGCTAAGTGTTTTGATTTGGGTGCCAATTTCGATGGCAGCGATCGTTGCTTTTTGGCCGGGAAATCTAACGCCTAAAGCAAGTCGTCAAGCGAGCGCAATCGTGGCGATCGGTTTGTTGATTTGGTCGCTAATACTGATGAGTAAATTTAATATAGCAGACCCTCATCAGCAATTTTCTGAATCTATACCTTGGATAGATGCTTTAGGTTTAACTTATCAATTGGGGGTGGATGGCTTATCTTTACCGTTACTAATTTTAAATAGTTTTTTGACTTGTATTGCCATCTACGTTACCGATGAAAATATTCAGCGTCCCCGATTTTATTATGCTTTGTTATTAATCTTGAGTGGCAGCGTGGCAGCTGCTTTCGTATCTCAAGATATTCTGCTGTTTTTCTTGTTTTACGAACTAGAACTGATTCCCCTTTATCTGTTGATTGCTATTTGGGGAGGAAAACGGCGCGGCTACGCAGCCATGAAGTTTTTGATTTATACGGCGATTTCGGGATTGTTGATTTTAGCGGCGTTCTTTGGGTTGGTTTTCCTGTCTGGCTCTACTAGCTTTTCCTACGAACCGTTGCTCGATCATAGTTTACCTCTGGCAACTCAATTTTGGCTGTTAGGGGCGATCGTCGTTGGCTTTGGGATCAAAATTCCGTTAGTACCTTTCCATACTTGGTTACCAGATGCTCACGTAGAAGCTTCGACGCCGATTTCCGTACTTTTGGCTGGTGTGTTGTTGAAGCTGGGGACTTATGGTTTACTTAGGTTCGGTTTGGGTTTGTTTCCCCAAGCTTGGTCTATTTGGGCACCTTGGCTGGCGATTTGGGCGGTGGTAAGCGTACTGTACGGTTCGCTTAACGCGATCGCTCAAATAGATATGAAAAAAATGGTGGCTTACAGTTCTGTCGGTCACATGGGCTACATCCTGTTAGCCAGCGCCGCCGCTACTCCCCTGAGCTTGGTGGCATCTATATTTCAAATGATCAGTCACGGCTTGATTTCTGCACTGCTGTTCGTACTGGTGGGCGTTGTATATAAAAAGACTGGTACTCGCGATATAGAAGTATTGCGGGGATTGCTCAATCCAGAACGGGGTTTACCCTTAGTTGGTAGCTTAATGGTGTTAGGAGTGATGGCTAGTGCCGGATTGCCTGGTATGGTGGGCTTTATCTCCGAGTTTTTGGTATTTCGGGGTAGTTTTTCCGTTTTTCCTACTCAAACTTTACTTTGTATGGTAGGTACTGGCTTAACATCAGTGTATTTCTTACTACTAGTTAACCGGGTATTTTTCGGACGGTTGTCGGAAGTAGTAGAGAATTTGCCACAAGTGCAGTGGAGCGATCGCGCACCGGCTGTCGTTTTAGCCGTACTAATCGTCATCTTGGGATTGCAACCAAATTGGATGGTGCGTTGGAGTGAAATCACCACTAACACCATGACAATTAATACTCCACAAGTGAGTTTTAAAATCTCCCAATTTTAG
- a CDS encoding CO2 hydration protein: MTSKTSAESGQMKNTTQIAKPKKTKPAHVLTPYIERLKSGQALLADTPENLIEVVGILKSYGVVLDAYYKNLLYIADHQFLVLFPFFKYFNGEINPSKLFRHWWHDRINYEYAEYCMRTMMWHGGGGIDAYLDSDEFKQRATAVINAKIKNNFLIKGINSLFPEFLLEQVRLFVYYSVLGQFWRVMAPIFLIMSDKYDAGEIKSIPQVVDHILQGLVEAANSPLVYSVKVGDKDYEILPKSAGLTFLMDAAVPYVEAVFFRGTPFPGTVSFNAQAHQISPDQSRFEYGALYADPLPIGGAGIPPTQLMQDMRHYVPDYLHDFYNQNRRREDDLRVQICISFQKSMFCVTTAAILGLAPYPLSTTEPSEQQANLVYLEKWMDRFMSSRLMVANSDPNACLYACDVKS; encoded by the coding sequence ATGACATCAAAAACCAGTGCAGAATCAGGGCAAATGAAAAATACTACTCAAATAGCGAAACCTAAAAAAACCAAACCCGCTCATGTCTTAACTCCTTATATCGAACGGTTGAAATCCGGCCAAGCCTTACTTGCCGATACACCAGAAAATTTAATTGAAGTGGTCGGCATTCTGAAAAGCTACGGAGTGGTTTTAGATGCTTATTATAAAAATCTTCTTTACATAGCTGACCATCAGTTTTTAGTACTTTTTCCCTTTTTTAAATACTTCAACGGTGAAATAAATCCTAGTAAATTATTTCGCCATTGGTGGCACGATCGGATTAATTACGAATACGCCGAATACTGCATGAGAACGATGATGTGGCACGGTGGCGGTGGTATTGATGCGTACTTAGATAGTGATGAATTTAAACAAAGAGCCACCGCAGTAATTAATGCCAAAATTAAAAACAACTTTTTGATTAAAGGCATCAATAGCCTGTTTCCCGAATTTTTATTAGAGCAGGTACGCCTATTTGTTTATTACAGCGTACTCGGACAATTTTGGCGGGTAATGGCTCCTATTTTTCTGATTATGTCCGATAAATACGATGCGGGGGAAATTAAATCAATTCCTCAAGTAGTAGACCATATTTTGCAAGGTTTGGTAGAGGCAGCTAATTCACCACTAGTTTACTCGGTAAAAGTGGGAGATAAAGATTATGAAATTCTGCCAAAATCAGCAGGTTTAACTTTCCTGATGGACGCAGCAGTACCTTATGTAGAAGCTGTATTCTTTCGAGGTACGCCTTTCCCCGGTACGGTTTCTTTTAATGCTCAAGCTCATCAAATTTCCCCAGATCAAAGTAGATTTGAATATGGCGCTTTATATGCCGATCCGCTGCCAATTGGGGGTGCTGGAATTCCTCCTACTCAATTAATGCAGGATATGCGCCATTATGTACCGGATTATTTGCACGATTTTTATAATCAGAATCGTCGTCGGGAAGATGATTTGCGAGTCCAAATTTGCATCAGTTTTCAAAAGTCAATGTTTTGCGTGACGACGGCGGCAATTTTAGGTTTGGCACCTTATCCTTTGAGTACAACCGAGCCTTCCGAACAGCAAGCAAATCTGGTGTATTTGGAAAAATGGATGGATCGATTTATGAGTTCTCGTTTGATGGTGGCAAATAGCGATCCAAATGCTTGTTTGTATGCTTGCGATGTGAAAAGTTGA
- a CDS encoding anthranilate synthase component I, whose product MIKPLQPWYWRSLPLEGKTGSEVFAALFLKPNAIATLLESPTQKDEDKTNSSFKNSRYSICAGVPRIINEQPQLWTPPIGEILPFLHRLLSHPLPLPDSPGDLPFTGGWLGWLGYDLAWEIERLPQYKSDPLPFPVAYWYEPECFAVLDNWEQTLWLAVTKRHQLDLLQNKLEQVTDKNTENSPSRPLTKPHFYTNQIEYEDIVRQAKKYIKAGDIFQANLSLRFEAQTTADSWEIYRKLQQINPSPFASYWQTPWGSAISCSPERLVKLAQNQAETRPIAGTRSRSSDPDTDRQQEEDLLANRKENAEHIMLVDLERNDLGKVCEWGSVVVDELLAIERYSHVMHLVSNITGTLRSDRNAIDLIRALFPGGTITGCPKVRCMEIIEELEPVRRNLFYGSCGYLDWRGHLDLNIFIRTLLFTSSSPNNTVWGQVGAGIVADSDPEKEWYESLAKAQAQLTALYLA is encoded by the coding sequence ATGATTAAACCATTGCAACCTTGGTATTGGCGATCGCTTCCTTTAGAAGGTAAAACCGGATCGGAAGTATTCGCTGCCTTGTTTTTGAAACCAAACGCCATTGCAACTTTGCTAGAAAGTCCTACGCAAAAGGATGAAGATAAAACTAATTCATCCTTTAAAAATTCTCGATATTCGATCTGTGCTGGCGTTCCCCGGATTATCAACGAACAACCCCAACTTTGGACACCACCAATCGGAGAAATTCTCCCTTTTTTGCATCGCTTGCTTTCTCATCCTCTCCCCCTCCCTGATTCTCCCGGCGATCTTCCTTTTACTGGTGGTTGGTTGGGTTGGCTGGGTTACGATTTGGCTTGGGAAATCGAACGTTTACCTCAATATAAATCAGATCCTTTACCGTTTCCAGTCGCTTATTGGTACGAACCAGAATGTTTTGCTGTATTAGATAATTGGGAACAAACTTTATGGTTGGCTGTTACTAAACGGCATCAACTTGATTTATTGCAAAATAAGCTCGAGCAAGTAACTGATAAAAATACCGAAAATTCACCGTCTCGTCCTCTGACAAAACCGCATTTTTATACTAATCAAATAGAATACGAAGATATTGTGCGGCAAGCCAAAAAATATATTAAAGCGGGTGATATTTTTCAGGCTAATTTGTCTTTAAGGTTTGAAGCGCAAACAACGGCTGATAGTTGGGAAATTTATCGAAAATTGCAACAAATTAATCCTTCTCCTTTTGCTAGTTATTGGCAAACACCTTGGGGAAGTGCGATCAGTTGTTCGCCGGAAAGATTAGTTAAATTAGCACAAAATCAAGCGGAAACTAGACCGATCGCAGGTACGCGATCGCGATCGTCCGATCCTGACACGGATCGTCAACAAGAAGAAGACTTACTAGCCAATCGTAAAGAAAACGCCGAACATATCATGCTAGTAGACTTAGAGCGCAACGACTTAGGAAAAGTTTGCGAATGGGGTTCGGTGGTTGTCGATGAATTACTCGCGATCGAACGTTACAGCCACGTCATGCACTTAGTTAGCAATATTACTGGAACGCTGAGAAGCGATCGAAATGCGATCGACTTAATTCGCGCCTTATTTCCCGGCGGTACGATCACCGGATGTCCGAAAGTTCGCTGCATGGAAATCATCGAAGAACTAGAACCCGTCCGCCGCAATTTATTTTACGGCTCTTGCGGATACTTAGATTGGCGCGGACATCTAGACTTAAACATCTTCATCCGCACCTTATTATTTACATCATCATCCCCTAATAACACAGTTTGGGGTCAAGTAGGAGCCGGAATCGTAGCAGATAGCGACCCCGAAAAAGAATGGTACGAATCTCTCGCTAAAGCACAAGCACAACTAACCGCACTTTACTTAGCTTAA
- a CDS encoding NAD(P)H-quinone oxidoreductase subunit F, which yields MTQFLLETSWWVPVYGLIGAILTLPWSTGAIRRTGPRPAAYFNLLMTVLAFLHGGLIFRLTWNREPFELIFHWLKVADLDLSFALEISSVSVGSMELVTGMSLLAQLFALGYLEKDWALARFFALMGFFEGAISGLAISNSLFLSYALLEMLTLSTYLLVGFWYAQPLVVTAARDAFLTKRVGDVLLLMGVVALAYLAGSLNFRDLYDWADTVHLSPTAANLLALALIAGPTGKCAQFPLHLWLDEAMEGPNPASILRNSVVVAAGAYVLIKLQPVLNLSPLALNTLVVIGTVTAIGASLVAIAQIDIKRALSHSTSAYLGLVFIAVGQQWTGFALLLLFAHAIAKALLFMSAGGIIMTTNNQNLTEMGGLWSKMPATTTAFVVGSAGLVGLLPLGGFWAFRQGINVFWISDPWLVVVLLLVNCLTALNLTRVFRLVFWGKPQPKTRRAPEVPWPMAVPMVSLIIVTLLVPFMMLRLSLLPDWEYLNLPAVMLLISSGAVGCGIGATVYLHKAWSRSRLLPWRLLQDLLGYDFYIDRIYRLTVVLAVDLLSRINAWIDRYVVDGFVNLLGLAAIFGGQTLKYSASGQSQFYVVTILVGISVLGFLMSWFFEPTFLKALLNWQF from the coding sequence ATGACTCAGTTCCTGCTAGAAACGAGTTGGTGGGTGCCTGTATATGGCTTAATTGGGGCGATTTTGACTCTACCTTGGTCAACGGGGGCGATCCGCAGAACAGGGCCAAGGCCAGCTGCTTATTTTAATCTGTTGATGACGGTTTTGGCATTTTTACATGGAGGGTTAATTTTTCGCCTGACCTGGAATAGAGAGCCGTTTGAGCTAATATTTCACTGGCTCAAGGTAGCTGATTTAGATTTATCCTTTGCTTTGGAAATTTCATCGGTCAGCGTGGGGTCGATGGAGTTGGTAACGGGGATGAGTTTGCTGGCGCAGTTGTTTGCCTTGGGATACCTGGAAAAGGACTGGGCTTTAGCACGCTTTTTTGCTCTGATGGGATTTTTTGAGGGAGCAATAAGCGGGTTGGCGATCAGTAATTCTTTATTCTTGAGTTATGCACTGCTGGAAATGCTCACGCTTTCTACTTATTTGCTGGTGGGGTTTTGGTACGCTCAACCATTGGTGGTGACGGCGGCGCGAGATGCCTTTTTGACTAAGCGGGTAGGGGACGTGTTGCTGCTGATGGGGGTAGTGGCGCTGGCTTATCTAGCAGGAAGTTTGAATTTTCGAGACTTGTATGATTGGGCGGATACGGTTCATTTATCACCGACAGCCGCGAATTTGTTAGCTTTGGCGTTAATTGCTGGGCCAACGGGGAAATGCGCTCAATTTCCTTTGCATTTGTGGCTGGATGAAGCGATGGAAGGGCCAAACCCGGCTTCGATTTTGCGGAATTCGGTGGTGGTGGCGGCTGGTGCTTACGTGCTGATTAAACTTCAGCCTGTGTTGAATCTTTCGCCGCTGGCTTTAAATACTTTGGTGGTAATTGGGACGGTAACTGCGATCGGTGCTTCTTTGGTGGCGATCGCGCAAATCGATATTAAGCGAGCTTTATCTCATTCCACCAGTGCTTATTTAGGGTTGGTATTTATTGCGGTAGGACAGCAGTGGACGGGTTTTGCTTTGTTGTTGCTGTTTGCTCACGCGATCGCCAAAGCGCTACTATTCATGAGCGCTGGTGGGATCATCATGACTACGAATAACCAAAACTTGACTGAAATGGGTGGTTTGTGGTCGAAAATGCCCGCTACTACTACTGCTTTTGTGGTTGGTAGCGCTGGTTTGGTGGGATTATTGCCTTTAGGAGGATTTTGGGCTTTCCGCCAAGGTATAAATGTATTTTGGATCAGCGATCCTTGGCTCGTTGTAGTTCTGTTGTTAGTCAACTGCTTAACGGCTTTAAATTTAACTCGCGTATTTCGTCTGGTTTTTTGGGGAAAACCTCAGCCGAAGACTCGCCGCGCCCCAGAGGTTCCTTGGCCAATGGCCGTGCCAATGGTGAGTTTGATAATAGTTACTCTGTTGGTGCCTTTTATGATGCTGCGGTTGTCACTGCTGCCAGATTGGGAGTATTTAAATTTACCAGCAGTAATGCTGTTGATTTCATCTGGTGCAGTTGGTTGCGGCATCGGGGCAACTGTTTACCTGCACAAAGCTTGGTCGAGGTCTAGGTTACTTCCCTGGAGATTGTTACAAGACTTGTTGGGTTACGACTTTTATATCGATCGCATTTATCGGTTAACAGTGGTTTTAGCCGTCGATCTGCTTTCGCGAATTAATGCTTGGATCGATCGCTACGTGGTGGATGGGTTTGTCAATTTACTCGGGTTAGCAGCTATTTTCGGCGGTCAAACATTGAAGTATAGCGCTTCGGGTCAATCTCAATTTTATGTAGTGACCATTCTGGTTGGCATTAGCGTTTTAGGTTTCTTGATGAGTTGGTTTTTCGAGCCAACCTTTTTGAAAGCACTTTTAAATTGGCAGTTTTAG
- a CDS encoding NAD(P)/FAD-dependent oxidoreductase, with protein MPDILIIGAGHNGLVAALLLARQGLDVVVVEEKNVIGGACRTEKPFASAPNLGLSTGAYLLGLMPPELIEILDIEIPLIRRDPHYFLPTTDRRYLLFGSDTDEMERQFKSFFSEADWKADRALQNEIAQIREDIAPTWLQEPLSIEDTAERYVRQELREIFINLCRKPVGEYLDRFDFKSDLVKAMYAVTDGFSGLNGSWDTPGTGMNFLIHNMCRLPGSDGTWMIVKGGMGTVTSCLADAARKAGAKIETGRGVSRILVENGIAKGVVFQDGSELSATSIVVNADPFRMRDLVGMENFPLEYDRQLDNYRKDGTTFKVNLCLKGLPKFTCLPEDKGQYGTTIHLLPEEGEVMAVLRQAFADVQAGKLPDFPAIEWYIHTTLDPSLQDNFGHHNSALFVQWVPYELQGTSWENEENRYIEHLLKICDRFAPGTSDLVQEVFPLHPQKIEQHFGLTRGHIHHIDNSFGFADRLPYITPIQGLYSASAGCHPAGSVIGAAGHNAAMRVIKDLGL; from the coding sequence ATGCCAGACATTCTCATCATCGGTGCAGGACATAATGGACTAGTAGCGGCGCTATTGCTGGCGCGTCAGGGGCTTGACGTGGTGGTAGTGGAAGAAAAAAATGTGATAGGGGGTGCTTGTCGCACGGAAAAGCCGTTTGCTAGTGCGCCGAATTTGGGACTCTCCACGGGTGCGTATTTGTTAGGATTAATGCCACCGGAACTGATCGAAATTTTAGATATCGAAATTCCTTTAATTCGTCGCGATCCGCATTACTTTTTACCAACTACGGATCGCCGATATTTACTGTTCGGTTCCGATACCGATGAAATGGAACGACAGTTTAAATCTTTTTTCTCGGAAGCTGATTGGAAAGCCGATCGAGCATTACAAAATGAAATTGCTCAAATTCGCGAAGATATTGCACCGACTTGGTTACAAGAACCATTATCTATTGAGGACACTGCCGAACGATATGTTAGGCAAGAGTTGCGAGAAATTTTTATCAATCTTTGCCGTAAACCTGTTGGGGAATATCTAGATAGATTTGATTTTAAAAGCGATTTAGTTAAGGCAATGTATGCGGTAACCGATGGTTTTTCCGGACTTAACGGCAGTTGGGATACTCCCGGAACGGGAATGAATTTTCTGATCCATAATATGTGTCGCCTACCGGGTAGTGATGGTACTTGGATGATCGTCAAAGGAGGAATGGGAACGGTGACGAGTTGCCTTGCTGATGCGGCGAGAAAAGCAGGGGCGAAAATTGAAACCGGGCGAGGCGTGAGTCGAATTTTAGTAGAAAACGGGATAGCGAAAGGTGTCGTTTTTCAGGATGGTTCCGAGTTATCGGCTACTAGCATTGTGGTGAATGCCGATCCGTTTCGGATGCGGGATTTAGTGGGAATGGAAAATTTTCCATTGGAGTACGATCGGCAGTTGGATAATTATCGCAAAGATGGCACGACTTTTAAGGTTAATTTGTGTTTGAAAGGGTTGCCGAAATTTACTTGTTTGCCAGAAGATAAGGGGCAGTACGGTACGACGATTCACTTGTTGCCGGAAGAAGGGGAAGTGATGGCGGTACTGCGGCAAGCTTTTGCGGACGTGCAGGCGGGTAAGTTGCCTGATTTTCCGGCGATCGAATGGTATATTCACACGACTTTAGATCCGAGTTTGCAAGATAATTTCGGTCATCACAATTCGGCTTTGTTCGTGCAGTGGGTTCCCTACGAGTTGCAGGGTACGAGTTGGGAAAATGAGGAAAATCGGTATATTGAGCATTTGTTGAAAATTTGCGATCGCTTTGCACCCGGTACATCGGATTTGGTGCAAGAAGTGTTTCCCTTGCATCCCCAAAAAATCGAGCAACATTTTGGTTTAACGCGAGGACATATTCATCATATTGATAATAGTTTTGGGTTTGCCGATCGGTTGCCTTATATAACACCAATTCAAGGGCTTTATTCAGCGAGTGCTGGTTGCCATCCAGCTGGTTCCGTGATTGGTGCGGCGGGGCATAATGCGGCAATGCGGGTGATAAAAGATTTGGGATTATAG
- a CDS encoding energy-coupling factor transporter transmembrane protein EcfT — protein sequence MDLLKSLPLGLYLEEPITWLHKLDPRIKLAWLMSFLFAPILANPGSRIGLVLLLIAITITARIPLRVWRQQMGWLLILSVLVFFLTAIAPDGIAVKNQPRLPSNEENFVNPQLKEQGSRGAGEQGSISKSSTPNLKTQTYNYIVFKQGPIKVNRRSLDLAVRVSTLLFTLIYSTNLYLLTTAPEEITAGIESLMRPLRKFNWPVTEIALTLTLSLRFIPLVLEEVQNLVRSVWTRAINWKKLGLRRSLRLWLTVAEKLLQNLLLRADQIASAMKVRGFTSPNEHRVQWHQLRLRTGDWLAMIILGIFWGVRLLWGNGEV from the coding sequence ATGGATTTATTAAAATCATTACCTCTTGGACTTTACCTTGAAGAACCGATCACTTGGCTGCACAAACTCGATCCGCGAATCAAGTTAGCCTGGTTGATGAGCTTTTTATTTGCTCCCATTTTGGCAAATCCTGGGAGCAGAATTGGATTAGTTTTATTATTAATTGCTATCACTATTACCGCCAGAATTCCTTTGCGGGTATGGCGGCAGCAAATGGGTTGGTTATTGATACTTAGCGTGTTAGTTTTCTTTTTAACTGCCATTGCGCCTGATGGAATAGCAGTCAAAAATCAGCCACGATTACCATCAAATGAGGAAAATTTTGTCAACCCGCAATTAAAAGAACAGGGGAGCAGGGGAGCAGGGGAGCAGGGGAGTATTTCTAAGTCATCAACGCCTAACTTAAAAACGCAAACTTATAACTATATTGTATTTAAACAAGGGCCAATTAAAGTTAACCGCAGGTCTTTAGATTTAGCAGTTAGGGTGAGTACTTTGTTGTTTACTTTAATTTACAGCACTAACTTGTACCTGTTAACAACTGCACCAGAAGAAATTACAGCAGGTATAGAAAGTTTAATGCGACCTCTGCGAAAATTCAACTGGCCAGTTACGGAAATTGCACTTACTTTAACTTTATCTTTACGTTTTATTCCGTTAGTTTTAGAAGAAGTACAAAATTTAGTTCGATCGGTTTGGACAAGAGCGATCAATTGGAAAAAATTAGGTTTACGCAGAAGTCTTCGTTTGTGGTTGACAGTAGCGGAAAAACTATTGCAAAATTTGCTTTTACGAGCAGATCAAATTGCTAGCGCGATGAAAGTCAGAGGTTTTACAAGTCCTAACGAACATCGGGTGCAATGGCATCAATTACGTTTGAGAACAGGTGACTGGTTGGCGATGATAATTTTGGGTATATTCTGGGGTGTGCGCTTATTGTGGGGTAATGGGGAAGTTTAA